The DNA window CCCGAAAGCCGTCAGCAGTCTCCATCAGCAATATGCCAAACTTCGCATCCAGGCTCTCAATCCTGCTGACAGCATGGGCCTGTTGATGCGAATGCGAGGATCCCTGTGAACAGCTCCGAGTTGCGGTGGTTCAAGAGCAGCTACAGCAGCAGCCAGGGCGACAACTGCGTCGAGGTCGCCCTCTCCTGGCACAAGTCCACGTACAGCGGCAGCCAGGGCGACGACTGCGTCGAGGTCGCCGCCTGTACGGAAGCCGTCCACGTCCGGGACTCCAAGGTGACGGCCGGTCCCGAGCTGGCCGTCACCCCCGGCGCCTGGGGCGTCTTCCTGGGCGGGGTCACGGCCGGCCGCTGAGCTACGCCTCGTAGGGGAACCGGGCGAGCGGGGTCTCGCGCTCGAAGAAGGTCTTGGCGCGGACCATCGCCCGCTCGTCGTCCCGCACCTGGCCGGGCCGGGAGCCGTTGCCGAGGAGTACCCCGCCGAAGCGCATCCCCATGTACG is part of the Streptomyces subrutilus genome and encodes:
- a CDS encoding DUF397 domain-containing protein, whose protein sequence is MNSSELRWFKSSYSSSQGDNCVEVALSWHKSTYSGSQGDDCVEVAACTEAVHVRDSKVTAGPELAVTPGAWGVFLGGVTAGR